The following coding sequences are from one Streptomyces sp. NBC_00536 window:
- a CDS encoding rRNA adenine N-6-methyltransferase family protein: protein MDAPDSRSEPRRLQADKQVNRDICIQALTTMGLARDPWIARALATVDREAFVPPGVWLSVENADGLWQFVDKGVDPELWARAVWDPHCSVVTQLDDGRVQPSGPSSGDFTSSVSALDVVMRKLHHLNLHPDHRVLEIGYGSGYHTALLCERVSSERVTAVEVDEALATWGASNLKAAGYAPELIHGDGLEGARPLTLFDRVINTASLRRVPFAWIEQTRTDGVILTPFGTAYSNAGLLRLSVNRDAAQGQFVGEAAYMWARSERPVVALQLSGDPVIRPSPIDPAQVLGGTYLQDFAIGLQVPDVTCSHRGEGSERQVQFVDEAGTSATIVNYGDWWDAHAVRSWGPRDLWAEVTAAYTWYEEHDRPHITRFGVTVERDEQRVWLDTPDQLIG, encoded by the coding sequence GTGGACGCCCCCGACTCCCGCTCCGAGCCCCGACGGCTCCAGGCCGACAAGCAAGTGAACCGGGACATCTGCATTCAGGCTCTGACGACCATGGGCTTGGCCCGTGATCCGTGGATCGCAAGGGCGCTCGCCACAGTGGACCGGGAGGCCTTCGTCCCCCCTGGCGTGTGGCTGTCCGTGGAAAACGCTGACGGACTGTGGCAGTTCGTTGACAAAGGCGTCGACCCCGAGCTGTGGGCCCGTGCGGTCTGGGACCCCCATTGTTCCGTGGTCACGCAGCTGGACGACGGCCGGGTCCAGCCCTCCGGTCCGTCGTCGGGTGACTTCACGTCGTCGGTGTCCGCCCTGGACGTGGTGATGAGGAAGTTGCATCACCTGAACCTTCACCCGGATCATCGGGTTCTGGAGATCGGCTACGGCTCCGGATATCACACAGCTCTGCTCTGTGAGCGGGTCTCGTCAGAGCGAGTGACGGCCGTGGAAGTGGACGAGGCGCTCGCAACTTGGGGCGCGTCCAACCTCAAGGCGGCCGGCTATGCGCCGGAGTTGATTCACGGTGATGGTCTGGAAGGGGCTCGCCCCCTCACGCTCTTCGACCGGGTCATCAATACCGCGTCGTTGCGCCGCGTGCCCTTCGCGTGGATCGAGCAGACTCGCACGGACGGGGTGATCCTCACGCCGTTCGGCACGGCCTACAGCAACGCTGGGCTGCTAAGACTGTCGGTGAACAGGGACGCGGCCCAGGGGCAATTCGTCGGCGAAGCCGCCTACATGTGGGCCCGCAGCGAGCGGCCAGTGGTCGCCTTGCAGCTGTCGGGGGATCCCGTCATCCGGCCGTCGCCCATCGACCCGGCCCAAGTGCTGGGAGGCACGTACCTCCAGGACTTTGCCATCGGTCTTCAGGTCCCGGACGTCACCTGTTCGCACCGTGGCGAGGGGAGCGAGCGTCAAGTTCAGTTTGTCGACGAGGCGGGTACTTCGGCGACCATCGTCAACTACGGCGACTGGTGGGACGCGCACGCCGTCCGCTCCTGGGGGCCGCGGGATCTGTGGGCGGAGGTGACGGCCGCGTACACCTGGTACGAGGAGCACGACCGGCCGCACATCACCCGATTCGGTGTCACGGTCGAGCGGGACGAACAGCGGGTTTGGCTTGACACTCCGGATCAGCTGATCGGTTAG
- the rsgA gene encoding ribosome small subunit-dependent GTPase A: MTFSAFQQIASLSHALSPYGWDDAWAAEFEPYAEQGLVPGRVVRVDRGQCDVMTADGIVRADTAFVTPHDPLRVICTGDWAAVEAVGNPRYVKAYLPRRTAFVRSTSSQRSEGQILAANVDHAIIAVSLAVELDLGRIERFLALAWESGAQPLIVLTKADLVPDPVTLAHLVEDVETTAPGVGVLTVSSLTGEGTDVLTAIVASGTSVLLGISGAGKSTLANALLGEEVMAVQAAREVDGKGRHTTTTRNLLALPDGGVLIDTPGLRGVGLFDAEAGVGQVFSEIEEYAAQCRFHDCGHEAEPGCAVLRAVEEGALPERRLESYRKLLRENQRIVAKTDARLRSEIRRDWRMKSAVGRANHAAKRGGTI, encoded by the coding sequence TTGACTTTTTCTGCCTTCCAGCAGATCGCTTCGCTCTCGCACGCCCTCAGCCCGTACGGCTGGGACGACGCCTGGGCCGCTGAGTTCGAGCCGTACGCCGAGCAGGGCCTCGTGCCCGGCCGTGTCGTCCGGGTCGACCGCGGCCAGTGCGACGTCATGACCGCGGACGGCATCGTCCGCGCCGACACCGCCTTCGTCACCCCGCACGACCCGCTGCGGGTCATCTGCACCGGTGACTGGGCCGCCGTCGAGGCGGTCGGCAACCCCCGTTACGTCAAGGCGTACCTGCCGCGGCGGACCGCGTTCGTACGGTCCACCTCCTCGCAGCGCTCCGAGGGGCAGATCCTCGCCGCCAACGTCGACCACGCCATCATCGCGGTCTCGCTCGCCGTCGAGCTGGACCTCGGCCGCATCGAACGCTTCCTCGCCCTCGCGTGGGAGTCCGGCGCGCAGCCGCTGATCGTCCTCACCAAGGCCGACCTGGTGCCCGACCCGGTCACCCTCGCCCACCTCGTCGAGGACGTGGAGACCACGGCCCCCGGGGTCGGCGTACTCACCGTCTCCTCCCTCACCGGGGAGGGTACGGACGTCCTCACCGCGATCGTCGCCTCCGGCACCAGCGTGCTGCTGGGCATCTCGGGCGCGGGCAAGTCCACCCTCGCGAACGCGCTGCTCGGCGAGGAGGTCATGGCGGTCCAGGCCGCCCGTGAGGTCGACGGCAAGGGCCGTCACACCACCACCACCCGCAACCTGCTCGCCCTCCCGGACGGCGGGGTCCTGATCGACACCCCCGGGCTGCGCGGCGTCGGCCTCTTCGACGCGGAGGCGGGCGTCGGCCAGGTGTTCTCCGAGATCGAGGAGTACGCCGCCCAGTGCCGCTTCCACGACTGCGGGCACGAGGCCGAGCCGGGGTGCGCGGTGCTCCGGGCGGTCGAGGAGGGGGCGCTGCCGGAGCGGCGGCTGGAGAGCTACCGGAAGCTGCTCCGGGAGAACCAGCGCATCGTCGCGAAGACGGACGCGCGGCTGCGGTCGGAGATCCGGCGTGACTGGCGGATGAAATCCGCGGTGGGCCGCGCGAACCACGCCGCCAAGCGGGGCGGGACGATCTGA
- a CDS encoding VOC family protein: MVSVLQNVAIDCADAYELARFWSGVTGRPLHPEDKPGDRETQVLLVEGPVMYFNQVPESKKIKNRIHLCLRPETSREQEVERLLGLGATFVTDHRNPDGSGWAVLADPEGNEFCVLRSESDRAAMS, from the coding sequence ATGGTTTCGGTATTGCAGAACGTGGCGATTGACTGTGCGGATGCCTACGAGCTGGCCCGGTTCTGGAGCGGAGTGACCGGCCGTCCACTGCATCCGGAGGACAAACCGGGTGACCGGGAGACTCAGGTGCTGCTGGTGGAGGGCCCGGTGATGTACTTCAACCAGGTGCCCGAGTCCAAGAAGATCAAGAACCGGATCCATCTGTGTCTGCGCCCTGAGACCTCGCGTGAGCAGGAGGTGGAACGGCTGCTCGGCCTCGGTGCCACCTTTGTCACCGATCACCGGAATCCCGATGGCTCTGGCTGGGCCGTCCTTGCTGACCCCGAAGGCAACGAATTCTGTGTTCTTCGCAGCGAGTCCGACCGAGCCGCGATGAGTTGA
- a CDS encoding DUF456 domain-containing protein, whose protein sequence is MDLPQLLLVGLVLLLGVLGVLVPGVPGTLLVWAGVLWWAMHERTAPAWSLLVSATALLLVVQVVKWQLPPRRLRGVGVTRRMAVYAGTGAFLGFVLVPVLGAVPGFMAGIYLCERHRLGTHGEAVTSLRAVMRAVGTSVLVELFACLLVMGAWLGVVAVGD, encoded by the coding sequence ATGGATCTGCCTCAGCTGCTCCTGGTGGGCCTGGTGCTGCTGCTCGGGGTGCTCGGGGTCCTGGTGCCGGGTGTCCCCGGGACCCTGCTGGTCTGGGCGGGTGTGCTGTGGTGGGCCATGCACGAGCGGACCGCGCCCGCGTGGTCGCTGCTGGTCTCGGCGACGGCGCTGCTGCTGGTGGTCCAGGTGGTGAAGTGGCAGCTCCCGCCGCGACGGCTGCGCGGCGTGGGCGTCACCCGCCGGATGGCGGTGTACGCCGGTACGGGCGCCTTCCTCGGCTTCGTCCTGGTCCCCGTGCTCGGCGCGGTACCGGGCTTCATGGCCGGCATCTACCTCTGCGAACGCCACCGCCTGGGCACCCACGGCGAGGCGGTGACCTCGCTGCGGGCGGTGATGCGGGCGGTCGGGACGAGCGTGCTGGTGGAGCTGTTCGCGTGCCTCCTGGTGATGGGGGCATGGCTGGGGGTCGTCGCGGTGGGTGACTAG
- a CDS encoding helix-turn-helix domain-containing protein, whose protein sequence is MLGAIGLDEGQESAYRALVALGAAEVPDLAHRLTLPVPQTERALRHLERQGLAAQSSARPGRWVAAPPGVALGALLTQQRHELEQAELAAALLAEEYRAEAAEPAVHDLVEVVTGASAVAHRFVQLQLGAVEEVCALVTGRPQVMTGTENEAEERATVRGVDYRVVIEREVLTLPRGLREASTALGRGERIRVTGQVPTKLVIADRSLAMVPLTARTAEPAALVVHASGLLESLMGLFEAVWREALPLRLGAGGTVDESDGGPDAVDLEILSLLLVGMTDASVAKHLELGLRTVQRRVKGLMESAGVTTRMQLGWHAYERGWVAR, encoded by the coding sequence TTGCTGGGTGCGATAGGCCTGGACGAGGGCCAGGAGTCGGCGTACCGCGCGCTGGTGGCACTGGGAGCGGCGGAGGTGCCGGACCTCGCGCACCGGCTGACCCTGCCGGTGCCGCAGACCGAACGGGCGCTGCGGCACCTGGAGCGCCAGGGCCTGGCCGCGCAGTCCTCGGCCCGTCCCGGCCGCTGGGTGGCCGCGCCGCCCGGAGTCGCGCTGGGCGCGCTGCTCACCCAGCAGCGGCACGAGCTGGAACAGGCCGAACTGGCGGCCGCCCTGCTGGCCGAGGAGTACCGGGCGGAGGCGGCGGAACCGGCCGTGCACGACCTGGTCGAGGTGGTGACGGGCGCGAGCGCGGTCGCTCACCGGTTCGTCCAGCTCCAGCTCGGCGCGGTGGAAGAGGTGTGCGCCCTGGTCACCGGGCGGCCCCAGGTGATGACGGGCACGGAGAACGAGGCGGAGGAACGGGCCACCGTGCGCGGGGTCGACTACCGCGTGGTGATCGAGCGCGAGGTGCTGACCCTGCCCAGGGGGCTGCGGGAGGCCTCGACGGCGCTGGGCCGGGGCGAACGGATCCGGGTCACGGGGCAGGTCCCGACGAAGCTGGTGATCGCGGACCGGAGCCTGGCCATGGTGCCGCTGACCGCCCGGACCGCGGAACCCGCGGCGCTGGTCGTGCACGCGTCGGGGCTGCTGGAATCCCTGATGGGGCTCTTCGAGGCGGTGTGGCGCGAAGCGCTGCCGCTGCGGCTCGGGGCGGGCGGGACGGTCGACGAGTCGGACGGCGGCCCCGACGCCGTGGACCTGGAGATCCTCTCCCTGCTGCTGGTGGGGATGACCGACGCGAGCGTGGCGAAACACCTGGAGCTGGGGCTGCGGACGGTGCAGCGGCGGGTCAAGGGGCTGATGGAGAGCGCCGGGGTCACGACCCGGATGCAGCTGGGCTGGCACGCGTACGAACGGGGCTGGGTGGCCCGATAG
- a CDS encoding DUF397 domain-containing protein: MTPIISPAITSGLVWSKSSYSEGAANCLEIAHGVAGAAPVRDSKRPTGPAVVFGDSQWATFVDAVKAGQL, translated from the coding sequence ATGACGCCGATCATCTCCCCCGCCATCACTTCCGGCCTCGTGTGGTCGAAGAGCAGTTACAGCGAAGGCGCCGCCAACTGCCTGGAGATTGCCCATGGCGTGGCCGGGGCCGCGCCTGTCCGCGACTCCAAGCGCCCGACCGGGCCGGCCGTGGTCTTTGGCGACTCCCAGTGGGCGACGTTCGTCGACGCCGTCAAGGCCGGACAGCTCTAG
- a CDS encoding helix-turn-helix domain-containing protein, which translates to MGVTVNPTVSRRRLGSELRRLREISGLTTQQVAERLLISQPKISLLENGRRLIKPRDVRDLCGLYGVQDQQLVDRLMQLAKESGQQGWWNSYGDIPYGAYIGLEAEAAAIRIYEPLVIPGLLQAPAYARAVIAGTIPHATAEQAATRLQVRLRRQSRLGDPRNPLRLWAVLDESALRRVVGSREVMREQLDHLTRLSGRPHITLQVLPHDVGAHPGVSGQFSLLEFSDATDANVVYLERFTSDLYLEKRSEVRCYSDMYAHLQAQALSPADTRHFLDEAVKVYAAGTEFRPDARELSCT; encoded by the coding sequence GTGGGCGTCACTGTCAATCCCACCGTCAGCAGACGCCGACTGGGGTCGGAGCTACGTCGGCTCCGGGAGATCAGCGGTCTGACGACGCAGCAAGTGGCGGAGCGCCTGCTGATCTCCCAGCCCAAGATCAGCCTGCTGGAGAACGGCCGCCGCCTCATCAAGCCCCGCGACGTGCGCGATCTCTGCGGGCTGTACGGAGTCCAGGATCAGCAGCTCGTCGACCGCCTGATGCAGCTGGCCAAAGAGTCGGGTCAGCAGGGCTGGTGGAATTCCTACGGTGACATCCCGTACGGCGCCTACATCGGCCTGGAGGCCGAGGCGGCCGCGATCCGGATCTACGAGCCCCTGGTGATCCCGGGCCTGCTGCAGGCCCCCGCCTACGCCCGGGCGGTCATCGCAGGAACGATCCCTCACGCCACTGCCGAACAGGCCGCCACGCGCCTTCAGGTGCGGCTGCGGCGCCAGAGCCGGCTGGGCGACCCGCGCAACCCGCTGCGCTTATGGGCCGTACTGGACGAATCGGCGCTGCGGCGCGTCGTGGGCAGCCGGGAGGTCATGCGCGAGCAGCTGGACCACCTGACCCGTCTCAGCGGCCGGCCGCACATCACCCTGCAGGTTCTCCCTCACGACGTGGGTGCGCACCCGGGTGTCTCGGGACAGTTCTCGCTGCTTGAGTTTTCCGACGCCACCGATGCGAACGTGGTGTATCTGGAAAGGTTCACCAGCGACCTCTATCTGGAGAAACGATCCGAAGTGCGATGCTACAGCGATATGTATGCGCACTTGCAGGCCCAGGCGTTGAGTCCGGCGGATACCCGGCATTTCCTCGACGAAGCCGTCAAGGTGTACGCCGCCGGCACGGAATTCCGGCCCGACGCTCGCGAACTGTCCTGTACGTAG
- a CDS encoding NAD-dependent protein deacetylase — translation MRTRPTLSWTPPEDLPPGSTDPGPVVDALRAGGVVVLSGAGLSTESGIPDYRGEGGSLSRHTPMTYQEFTADPRARRRYWARSHLGRRTFGRARPNAGHRAVAAFERYGLLAGLITQNVDGLHQAAGSERVVELHGGLDRVVCLSCGARSSRGELARRLDEANPGFDPVAAGLNPDGDADLTDEQVGDFSVVSCARCAGVLKPDVVFFGETVPPPRVARCRELVDEAASLLVLGSSLTVMSGLRFVRRAAEAGKPVLIVNRDPTRGDRHAVTRVALPLGAALTTVADRLGLAGTGGGAA, via the coding sequence ATGCGCACGCGCCCCACGCTGAGCTGGACGCCTCCCGAGGATCTGCCGCCCGGTTCCACGGATCCGGGGCCGGTGGTCGACGCGCTGAGGGCCGGCGGCGTGGTGGTGCTCAGCGGGGCGGGCCTGTCCACGGAGTCGGGCATCCCCGACTACCGGGGCGAGGGCGGGAGCCTGAGCCGGCACACCCCGATGACCTACCAGGAGTTCACCGCCGACCCGCGGGCCCGCCGCAGGTACTGGGCGCGCAGTCACCTGGGCCGGCGCACCTTCGGCCGGGCCCGCCCCAACGCCGGGCACCGGGCCGTGGCGGCTTTCGAGCGGTACGGGCTCCTCGCGGGGCTGATCACCCAGAACGTCGACGGGCTGCACCAGGCCGCCGGGAGCGAACGGGTGGTGGAACTGCACGGAGGCCTGGACCGGGTCGTCTGCCTTTCCTGCGGGGCCCGCAGCTCGCGCGGTGAACTCGCCCGGCGGCTGGACGAAGCGAATCCGGGCTTCGATCCGGTGGCCGCCGGGCTGAACCCGGACGGCGACGCCGACCTCACCGACGAGCAGGTCGGGGACTTCTCCGTGGTGTCCTGTGCGCGGTGCGCCGGTGTCCTCAAACCCGACGTGGTGTTCTTCGGAGAAACCGTGCCGCCGCCTCGGGTCGCGCGCTGCCGCGAGCTGGTGGACGAGGCGGCCTCGCTGCTGGTCCTGGGGTCCTCCCTGACGGTGATGTCCGGACTCCGTTTCGTCCGCCGGGCCGCCGAGGCCGGCAAGCCGGTGCTGATCGTCAACCGCGACCCGACCCGGGGCGACCGGCATGCCGTCACCCGGGTCGCACTCCCCCTGGGGGCGGCCCTCACCACCGTGGCGGACCGGCTCGGCCTCGCGGGCACCGGCGGGGGTGCGGCCTGA
- a CDS encoding helix-turn-helix domain-containing protein, with protein MSAPSVRQRRLGAELRSLREAKGLTQEEGAQAAGPGWDKTRLSRVERAQLGIKPDVVRLLLDRYGVSDAEKREALAALAQAGTRRGWWQTYKDIISPAYAELIALEADARSLRSYQTQLIPGLLQRVEYARATIAGINPTLAAGEVEALAQVRLARQSVLTRSQPLEVWAIIHEAVLHPELPPRVMRAQLGHLLEQMDVPSISIQIMPLSASPHPGMSGPFTVLSFSERADLDVVLVEHLVSALYVEDAADVSVCNTAFEHLRAHALPLDKSADLTARIMKDLK; from the coding sequence ATGAGCGCTCCGTCAGTACGTCAGCGGCGACTCGGGGCCGAACTGCGATCCCTGCGTGAAGCCAAGGGCCTTACGCAGGAAGAGGGAGCACAGGCGGCAGGCCCGGGGTGGGACAAGACTCGGTTGTCCCGTGTTGAGCGCGCACAGCTGGGCATCAAGCCCGACGTCGTGCGCCTGCTGCTCGATAGGTACGGCGTGTCGGACGCGGAGAAGCGAGAGGCTCTGGCGGCCCTTGCTCAGGCCGGTACGCGCCGCGGATGGTGGCAGACCTACAAGGACATCATCTCGCCGGCCTACGCCGAGCTGATCGCCCTGGAAGCCGACGCGCGGTCCCTTCGGTCGTATCAGACGCAGCTCATCCCAGGACTTCTTCAGCGGGTCGAGTACGCACGGGCCACGATCGCGGGCATCAACCCCACGTTGGCAGCTGGGGAGGTTGAGGCGCTGGCGCAGGTGCGGCTGGCACGCCAGTCGGTACTGACCCGATCGCAGCCCCTCGAAGTCTGGGCGATCATTCACGAGGCGGTCCTCCACCCCGAACTGCCCCCACGGGTCATGCGCGCGCAGCTGGGCCACCTGCTTGAACAGATGGACGTGCCGAGCATCTCGATACAGATCATGCCGCTGTCCGCGTCGCCTCACCCGGGGATGAGCGGCCCGTTCACCGTGCTGAGTTTCTCTGAACGAGCTGACCTTGACGTCGTCCTTGTCGAGCACCTCGTCTCTGCGCTGTACGTTGAAGACGCCGCGGACGTGTCGGTCTGCAACACCGCGTTTGAGCACCTGCGGGCGCACGCGTTGCCGCTCGACAAGTCCGCCGACCTCACCGCAAGAATCATGAAGGATCTCAAATGA